A segment of the Agarivorans albus genome:
AGCAAAACACCAAACAACACTTGAACGGCAAAAATAAGGGAGGCAGCGATGTTTGAGTTTGTCTGGCCTTACGTATTTGTGCTTGTTCCTGTACATTGGTTAGTAGAAAAATTTAGCCAAGCCAAACAACAACAAAGCGAAGTATTGTTAAACAGCAGCTTGCCCTTTACCCAACAACAAGCTGCTTTGGAAAAAGCCAATAGCCCACTAAAAATTGGCCTTAAATGGTTAGTTTGGATTTTGTGCATTACTGCATTAGCGCGTCCAGTATGGCTAGACGATGAAGTCCAAGGCTTAAATGAGCAAGGCCGCGATTTATTATTATCGGTTGATATGTCAGGCAGTATGCAAATCAAAGATATGCAACTTGATGGTGAAGCCGTTGACCGGCTAACAGCCCTTAAGTTTTTGCTCAGTGAATTTATTGAACAACGCCGCGGCGACCGTTTAGGCATGATTTTGTTTGCCGACCACGCCTATTTAGCCAGCCCACTAAGCTTCGATTTAGACAGTTTACTGATTCAAGTAAAAGAGCTAGTACATGGTTTAGTTGGCGACAGAACCGCGATTGGTGAAGGCATTGGTCTAGGTATTAAACAGCTAATGAACCACCCCGCAGAGCAGCGGATCCTTATTCTACTTACCGATGGTCAAAATACTTCTGGCTCGGTTGATCCAATGCAAGCGGCAGAGATGGCAGCCAAGAATCAAGTAGTAATTTACACCATTGGTGTGGGCGCCGACGAGCTTTACCAACAAACTTTATTTGGCGCACGCAAGATAAACCCGTCGCAAGATCTCGACGAAGGCGCGTTGATAAAAATAGCTGAAATGACTGGTGGTCAATATTATCGAGCACGCAGCACCGAAGATCTTTCGAAAATTTACCAAGAGATAAATGCCTTAAACCCAATCTCAGAGGCTCAGCAATTCTACCGTCCGCAATACGAGTTGTATTATTGGCCCTTGGCGTTAGCAACCTTGCTATTAGTGGCTAGTTTAGCCAGCCCTATGCTAATGCGCCGTTTTAATCAGGAGGCAAGCAATGTTTGATATAAGCTTATTGCGTCCAGAATGGCTATTGCTTAGTCCACTTTTATTACTGCTGTTGTTTAAAAAGCAGCAGCGCGAGCAATCTGCTTGGAGCAAACTACTTAGCCCAGGCATTGCTAAATATTTGGTGGACTCTCCAAAACAAAGCAAAAGCTCCCAATGGTCTTTAGCCGGCTTACTGGCTCTGATTCTAATAGCCTTAAGTGGCCCAAGCATTATTAGTGACAACGTACCACTCTACCGAGAAGGCTCTGCCCGCGTGTTAATCATGGACATGTCCTACTCGATGCGAGCGCGAGATGTAAAACCTGATAGAGTTGAACTGGCGAAGTACAAAGCACTAGATTTACTCGAGCAATGGAAAGATGGTGAAACCGCACTTATTGCCTATGCGGGCGACGCATTTGTACTTAGCCCCTTAAGTAGCGATACCAATACGCTTGCCAACCTAGTTCCCCACCTAAAACCAGAGTTAATGCCCGCTCACGGTTCGGCCCTTAACCTCGCCATTGAGCAAGCTGCCGAATTAATAAAACAAGCAGGCTACGCGCAAGGCGATGTAGTAGTGATTGGAGACGGACTTACAGAACAGCAAATGCAGTTAAGCTTAAGTAGCTTGCAACTACATAATTTACGTTTTTCTATGTTGGCCTTAGGCACCGAAGAAGGAGCGCCCATTCCTATAGAAGATGGCAGCATGCTAAAAGACCAATATGGCAGCATTGTTATTGCTAAGTTAGAAGCAGATAACTTCCTGCCCCTTTGCCAAAACACCGGCGGTATTTGCCAGCTGATTAGTGCTGATAATAGCGATATTGAGAAACTGAGTTCCTTACGTAGCCGCAGTTTTGATAGCGAACAACAAAGCAACCAACAAGCGCAGGTGAGAAAAGATATTGGCTTTTATCTGCTGCCTTTTATTTTATTGATGCTACTAAATAGCGTGCGCCGCGCAGAGCTATTGCTAGTTAGTTTGTGTGTTAGTATTTTTGCCCTACCAAAGCCCGCTCTGGCTAACTCGGTGTGGACAAATCAAGCTCAACAAGCACAACAAGCTTTTGAAGAAGAACGCTATGGCGAAGCTGCTGAGCAGTTTACCGACCCAAGTTGGAAAGCTTCGGCTCTATACAAAGCTGGTAACTATCAAGAGGCGCAAGCGCTATTTGCTCAAGATAGCAGTGCCAATGGATGGTTTAACCAAGGAAATGCTCATACTCAACTTGGTGATTATCAACAAGCTATAGAATCCTATGAGCAAGCCTTAGAATTACAAAATGACTTCCCTGCCGCCCAACATAATAAGAAATTAGTTGAAGAGCTGTTAGAACAACAGCAACAAAACCAGCAACAGTCAGAGCAACAAGATTCTAGCGATTCTGATGAGCAATCAGAGTCGGACTCGTCTCAACAACAAGGTGACCAACAGCAGGACGATTCCCAAGCAGAAGAGAATCAAGACCAACAATCGCCTTCTGAGCAACAATCCGAGCAAGAGTCTGAACAGCAACAACAGGCGCAAGCCAGCGAAGAACAGTCAAATGAAGAACAAGAGCCTGAGCAAAGCGCGCAAGCCAATAACTCGCAAGGTGAACCGAGTGACCAAGAAAAGTTACAGAAATGGCTCGAAGATCTGCCTAATGACCCAAGTTTGTTGCTTCGCAATAAAATGTATCTTGAATATCAAAAACGTCGTCGTCAGCCTAGTAATCAGGAGAACTGGTAAGTGAAAGCGCTTAGTGTATTTTTTATTCTTTTACTTAGCTTTAATGCTTATGCCACGACTAAAGTTACCGCTTCGGTTAGTCAAAATCCTGTAGCAGTTGGACAAGCCTTTACGCTAGAAATTGTGGCCGACGATACCTTGGCGGCCAGTGAATTTGACTCATCGGTGTTGTTAAGGCAAAAGTTTGTAGTCGGCAGTACTTCAACTAGCCGCCAACACACCAGCATTAATGGTGAATCATCTACCCAAACTCGCTGGACCACTACCCTATTGGTGCGCGAAGAAGGTAATTACCTTATCCCTAGTTTTAATATTGGTGGGCAAAATACAACGCCAATTCAACTTAAAGCCAAAACCATTGCAGCCATAGAGCCAAGTAAAGACCAGGTACGTATGGAAGTAAGCTTGGATAATGCTCAGGTTTACATTGGCCAGCCTGTAACCTATACCGCCAAGATTTGGGTAGCAAATAGCCTAGACCAAGCCAATATTATCGCGCCCAGCATGCTCGGCGCCAAAATAGAAAAGCTAGGTGACGACAAGCAAGATTTAGAGATAATTGATGGCAAACGTTATCGCACCCTTACCCGTCACTGGTTAGTCACCCCAGAAAAGGCCGGTGAATTTGAAGTAAAAGGGCCACGTTTAAGCGGCCTAGCCAACGACATCAACCGCCGAGCCAGGCCGGTAGACATTGCCGCGCAAACCTTGTCTTTAGAAGTAAAAGCACCACCGGCAAGTTTTCCTGGTACGTGGCTACCCTCTAATGACTTATTGCTATATGAAGAAATTCAACCACTGCAAAGTGACTATCAGCAAGGCCAAGCTTTCACCCGTATTATCAACTTAACCATAGCTGGAATAACTGAAGATCAACTGCCGGAAATTGATATTGATTATGGAGAAGATTTTCGGGTTTACCCAGAAGCGTACCAAGACCGCACCATAGTTAAAGATGGAATAGTGTTTGCGCAGCGCAGTTTAAATGTGGCACTGATTCCAGTAAACGAAGGCGAACTGACTCTCCCCGGCTGGTCACTACCTTGGTGGGATTTAAGCAAAGATCAACAAGCCAGCGCCGATATAGCACCGCGAACCATTACCGTAGTGGCAGCTCCGGTCAACCAGCAGCTGCAATCGTTACCGAGCAATCAACAAGCTCTCCCAGAAGTGCAAGAAAAACCTAGCACCTCATTGTGGACTTGGTTTTTCGCCCTTGCATGGATAATTACCCTAGCATTGTTGGTATGGGTGATAAAACGTAAAAAAAGCAATGCCAAGCAAGAGGCTCAACTAGCGCCAGATGCTAGCGCAGTAGATTTAGATGATGACTATTGGTCACAGTTTGCTGCGGCCTGTAAAGCGGGCCAAAAGCTGCAAGCTGAGCAAGCATTAGCTAAGTGGATAAATAAACAGCAGCTAACTAGTAGCTTTGCCGCACTGCATAAAGAAATTAGCGCCGCGAACTGGGCGAGCGATGATAAAACAGACTTTGATTTACTCGCGTTTTTCCAGCAATGCCAAGCCTTAAAGAAGCAAGGCCAAGGCAAAAAAGAGCGAGAAGAAGGGCTCTCCTCGCTCAATCCTTAATATAAAAATACCGCTTAGCGATTTAAGCCTAATTGAAAGATTAGGCTTTCTGCTTGGCAGCAAAAAGTAAACGAAGCAGCCAGTTTAAACCCGCCTTCAACAGCGGTAACTTCGCTGCTAATTTCACAAGGATCAGACTCTGCCTTACGAGCTTTGTCTACTAAAGCGTTTAAACGGGCTTCGGCTTGTTGTTGCTCGGCAAACACTTCTTCAACTTGTGCTGTACATTCTTCGCCGTCGATAACCGCACCAACATCAACACAACAACAAGTTTTAGATTCTTCTAACTTAGTTTTCATCTATTTTCCTTTCATTTACAACAGGCCTTAGTTATAACTCTTCAATCTAAACCAAAGCGAAATCAGGTGTATAGTGTGTACCATAGACCAAACAAGGTCTCTTTGATGCGTATCATAACAGATTAGCCTTCGACGTTTTATCTAGGAAATTACATGGTTGTTGATTTTTTTCGAAAGAAAAACCAAACCGACTCGGTCATGTCGGATATGGAAGCAAAACAAAAACGTTATGAAGCCTTAGTGCAGGCTTACAATAAGGATGTTTACCGTTACGCCTACTGGCTAGTAAAGGATAAGCATATCGCCGAAGACATAGTTCAAGAGACCTTTCTTAGAGCTTGGCGCTCGCTCGACAGCCTTAAAGATGAAAAGGCAGCCAAAGCGTGGTTAATTACCATTCTTCGTCGAGAAAACGCCCGTCGCTTCGAGCGAAAACAGTTTAACCTGGTGGATATCGAGGATCATTCAGTTGCCGATGTAAACGCTACATCTACCGAACAACAAATTGAAAATGAATGGTTACGCCGCCAAATAGATAAGCTGGCACCTGAATATAAAGAACCGCTGCTACTCCAAGTGATAGGTGGATTTAGCGGTGATGAGATTGCCGATATGTTAGAGCTAAATAAAAACACTGTAATGACACGGCTTTTTAGAGCAAGAAATCAGCTCAAAGAAGCCCTAGATAATGACCAAGAACGAGGACAAAGCAATGGATGAGCTAGAATTTCGCCGTCAGTTGTATACCAATCCTCGAGAGCGTAGCGATACGCTTATACAGGAAGCAACGCGCACACCTAAAAATAAAAAACTGTATGACGAGATGCAGCAGTTTGAGTGCAAGTTAGAGCAAGCACTAAACGTAGATGTGCCAGACGCACTTGCAGAGCGACTAATACTGAGCCAAAGCTTCGACGATTCACAACTGGAATACCGCCGTAAAACCCGAGTACATATTGCTATGGCTGCATCCATTGCCTTTGTAGTGGGATTAAGTTTTAGCTTAGTTAATTGGCAACTGCCTACCGGGCAAGTAAATATGGGCCAAGTAGCTTTAGAACATGTTTATCACGAAATGCCTTATACCAGCGGTGTTGATGAACAGCCAAGCCTGCAAACAATTAATGCTAAGTTAGCCCGTTATGGTGCAAGCTTTGACCAACTTCCTGGCGAGGTTGTGTATGTTAACCACTGTGCTTATGCAGGTGCGCCAGCTTTTCATATGATTATGAAAGGAAAAATGGGCTCAAACATAAATGTATTTGTAGTGCCTAAATCCACCGAGTTGCAAGCGGTTGAAAGCTTTGCCGATAAAAAGATGCACGGGATGGTTTCTAAACTATCTAATGCCAACCTTGTCGTGGTGGGTGAACGTAACGAACCTATAGAAAAAGCACTTGATACGCTCACCGCAGATTTAAATCAATCTATCTGATTTAATTAAAATAAAGTCAACTCCTATTGTCTTATCAATGGGAGTTGATTTTTTTGTTTGTGAACTAGCAATAAAGCTCAACAATCCCGCTTGATGTTTCGAAACAATCATTTATATTTCTTAGCTCACCAAGATTAAACAAGTGTTTAACTTTTGTGCAGCAGCTCCAACTTTTGACACAAAGCAATAACAAACGCTTAACAATTATTTTATTTACTCTTAATCTGGTCAGAGGTCAGCGCTCTTACTAAGACCCATACATAACTAAACGTTTAACCCCGTAATTAGAGAGGGAACGATGAAAATAAGGAAATTACCACTCGCGCTTCTTGCCGCGTCAGCTACATTTACTGCCGCCCATGTAAACGCAGCCGGTTTTCAACTAGTGGAACACTCTGCTTCGGGGCTAGGCCGCTCGTTTGCGGGTGAAGCTGCTATTGCCGACAACGCTGCCGTTATGGCACGCAACCCTGCTGCAATGTCGATGTTCGACACCATTGCGGTATCGGGTGCTTTAAGTTATATCGCGCCTGACGTTTACGTTAGAGGTAACACAGGCGTAGATTCAATAGACCAAGCCTTAACCAATAACGATGTAGTGCCTGGTGCAGCAGTACCGGCTGGCTATTTCATCCAACCGCTTAATGACAAGTGGGCCTGGGGTGTAGGCATGTTCTCAAACTTTGGTTTATCTACAGATTATCCAGAAGATTACGCTGCTGGAGCCCTTGCTGGTCAAACAGAGTTAATTACCTTAAACCTAAATCCAAACGTGTCGTACCGCATCAATGACCAATTTAGTATTGGTGCCGGTGTAAACGCCGTTTACGGTACCGCTAAGCTAGTACGTAACTTTGGTACTGGCGGTCCATTTCCACCAAGCGGCACAGCTGCCTCTTTAGAAGGTGACGGCTGGGGTTTTGGTTGGAACATCGGCGGTATGTGGGAAGTAAATGAAGATCACCGCTTCGGTATTAGCTACCGCTCAAAAGTGGACCTTAAGTTTAAAGGTGACTACCACTCAGACATTCCTGAAGGGCTAAGTGATAACCCTTACGGAACCGGCGGACAAACCATTGGTGGCGAGCTAACTCTAAATCTTCCAGACATTTTTGAAGTATCTGGTTACAACCGCTTAAATGATGCTTTTGCCGTTCACTACAGCTATGTTTGGACTGGCTGGAGTACCTTTCAAGAAATTGACGCCACCTCAGAAGGCATTGGCAGCGTACTAAACAAACAAGAGCAGTTTAGTAACTCCTACCGCGTATCTTTTGGTGGAACTTGGTACCTTAACCCTGCTTGGGAATTGCGTGCTGGTATGGCCTTTGACCAAAGTCCATCTCGCACCCATAAAACCATCAGTATTCCCGACAACGACCGCTACAACTACGGCATTGGCTTTACCTACCATTTGAGTGAGAAAGGCAGTATCGATACCGGCTTTACCTACATTCAAGGTAAAGAAGGAGCGTTTAACGAAGAAGGGGTTGAGTTTGTATCAAAAGGCGATGCTTACATTGCCGCTATTCAATACAACCACAGCTTTTAAGTCTTGAAGAGCAACCGGCAACACGCCGGTTGCTTGACCTAAGCTTAAGTTTCACCCACGCTTCAGTTATTCAACCACACGTACTGAGGGCAGCCATGGTAAATACCCCTACCCCCTATTCAATTAGCGAACTAGCCCAAGAATTTACCATAAGCACTCGCAGCATTCGCTTCTACGAAGACCAAGGCCTATTGCAGCCTGTTCGCGATGGCACTAAGCGGCTTTATTCCAAACACGACAAACTTCGACTCAAACTCATTTTACGCGGCAAACGATTAGGCTTTTCTTTAAAAGAGATAAAAGAGCTGTTCGATTTATATGATGCCAAACTAAGTAGTAGCAAAGAGGTAACAGGATTAATTGACAGTATTAAACTAAGAAAGTTGAGTTTATTGCAGCAGTTAGAAGATATTCAAGTGGTGTTAATGGAGTTAAAATCAGCAGAGCGCCGCTGTAACGACGCTCTTAATAAGCTAACTAAAGATTAATGCTCGCCTGCATTACCTTGAATAAAGTGCTTACGGCATAGCGAAACATAACGCTCGTTGCCACCAATTTCAATTTGCTGCCCTTCACTCACTACCTGACCATGTTGGTCAATACGAGCATTAAAGTGGCCTTTATTGCCACACCAGCAAATGGTTTTAAGCTCTTCGAGCTTATCGGCTAAACACAGTAAATGGTAAGCACCTTCAAATAGTTCCCCCATAAAGTCTGTTTTTAAACCATAAACCATTACTGGTATGTGCAAGTCGTCAACTACTCTAGCCAGTTGATACACTTGGTCTTTACGCAAAAACTGCCCTTCATCCACAATAACGACATCTTGCTTGTTTTGCTGATTTTTAGTGCTTACCAATTCAAACAAGTCCTGCTCTGCACAAAAGGTTTCAGCCTCTAAGGACAAACCTACTCGAGCTTTAATGGTACCCACACCGTCGCGGGTATCCATTGCAGGGATCAGCGCCAAAGGATTCATACCGCGCTCTTGATAATTAAAATGAGCTTGAATAAGTTGGGTTGATTTTCCCGAATTCATAGCGGCATATTTAAAATGTAGTGAAGCCATTTACAGCGCAGTTCCTTGTTTATTTACTGTTTAGTGCCAAAGCTGAATTTTGCTGGCGATGGTACAAAGTTGCGATTGTAATGGCAAATAATAACAAACCAACAGCAAGTGAAGCGATCACACTTCCGGTCATTCCCATTACCAAGTAACAGCTAATGCTTATTTTGGCGACTAACAAAGCGTAAGGGAGCTGCGTGGCTACGTGGTCAATGTGGTGACAAGCTGCGCCGGTAGATGACAAAATAGTGGTATCGGAGATAGGCGAACAATGATCGCCAAATACCGCACCCGCTAATACTGCAGACAACATAGGCAGTATTAAGCTCACATCACTGGCTACTGACATATCGGCAGCAATTGGCAACATAATGCCAAACGTGCCCCAACTAGTACCAGTAGAAAAGGCCATTAAACCCGCTAATACAAATACTAACACTGGCAAAATAGCTGGGCTAATCGCGCCATCTAATTTAGAGGCTAGATACTTGCCGGTTTCCATATCGCCGATTACGCCACTAATAGACCAAGCAAACACCAGAATAAGAATGGCTGGGCTCATAGCCTTAATACCCACCCAAATGGCATGAGCAAGTTGAGACAAGCTAAGCTGTTGCTTAAACGCAAACCCCACGCTCACCAATAAGCCCACTACGCCACCAGTGACCAAAGACAGGGTGACATCGGTATTCTCTAATGCGGCTAACAGGCTAAAGGCTTGTCCTTCTTCCAATGCCGTAGCGCCTGTAACCACAAAGCTAGCAAATGTCACCAAGGTTAAAATAGCGATAGGTAATACTAAACCAAGCGGTGAGCCGTTATCGGCTTCAAAGTCATGGTTCACACTACCTGCGGGTATACCCTTGTTCTCATCAAACAATTGCCCCTTCTCAGCGTTTCTCTCATGCTGCTTCATTGGACCAATATTAATATTGAGATAAGCAACCACTAAGGCCATTAACAAGGCAAACACGGCATAAAAGTTTAGTGGGATCATGGTGGCAAACGCAGCCAGCGGTGTGATGTCAGTGATATTGTGAGTAACCAACAAACCACCTACTAAGGCAATAATATAAGCCCCCCAACTCGATAATGGCATCAGTACACACATTGGCGCAGCCGTTGAGTCAAGCAAGTAAGCGAGCTTGGCGCGCGATACCCCTACTTGGTCAGTAAGCGGACGCGCAACGCTACCCACCGCTAAACTGTGGAAATAGTCATCGACAAACACCACAAAGCTTAACAAGGCAGTGGTAACAGTAGCATGACGCTTGGTCTTAATCCGTTTTTTAGCCCATTCTGCAAAGGCTGTGGTTGCGCCAGTAGCAGTCATTAAGCTAGTCATGGCGCCTAGCAGCAGGAGGAAGATAATAATTTGCAGATTCCACCAGTTTGGCGCACCGTCATCCCACGCTAAGCCTGCTGCAAGCTGTGACAAATAAATGCCAGAATCTACAAAAGAAAAGTTACTGAGTAACAAAGCACCCGTGATGATGCCGCAGCTAAGTGCAATAATTACGCGTCTAGTTGCTAAGGCAACCAACAGCGCAATCACCGGTGGAAGAATAGATAAAAATGAATCGGTATAAGAAATGGTTTGCATGTTTTCTCTGTTTTTAAATTCAGAGAGCAAATTGAGTGACTAGAAGCCGATAGGCTTTCACTCTGTAGCTCTCCATAGTTGGACTATGACAGTGTCGTATCTATTAAATCCGACACCAGTAATTAGCCTTGATAATGCTAGTTACTTCGGCGCGGGCCCCTTTCATACAGAATCATTGGAATCACCCCACTCTGCACTACTTTTGACCAGCGCTCCTCTACAATATAGCGTTAAGCGCTGTATTATACCCAACAATACGGCACATTCAACCAAAACCATTGGGCAACTAAAACTAAAAGTAGCAACTAATACTGTTTATTTAAGTTTAGTTTATTGACAAGTTTTATTTAGTAATTAATATTTTGTAATAGATTAACCAATACTAATAAATAGATAGGATTAACATGAGCGATTTCGTTAAGGTATTTTTAAACGCAAGAAGTCTTAAAGCTGCTACAAAAGAATTATCAATTGAGCAATTAGAAGATAGCTACAATAAACTTAAAGTCATTTTAGATGAACGCTTCGCACAACAAGCTGAAGAAGAGAAACAACAGCAAGAAAAACGCGAGAAGCTAGAGAAATATAAAGCATTACTCGAACAAGATGGTATCGACCCAAGTGAATTACTATCGATGATTGGTGACGCGCCAGTAAAAGAACGAAAAAAACGTCAACCACTGCCAGCTAAATACAAGTTTGTTGATGAAAATGGCGAAGAAAAAACCTGGACAGGCCAAGGAAGAACACCTTCTCCGATCCAACGTGCAATTAAAAATGAAGGCAAAACTAAAGAAGATTTTCTTATCTAGTTATCATCTAAATTAAAAAGGAGCCTTAAGGCTCCTTTTTTATTCCAGCAATATTAAGAGGAAAAACCATTTGGATTGCCTTGTTGCCAGCGCCAAGAGTCTTCGGCCATATCATCCAAACTTAATTCAGCCTGCCAAGATAACTCCTGTTTAGCTAAGCTAGGATCTGAATAACATGCTGCAATATCACCTGGGCGACGAGGTGCTATTTTATAAGCAATTGATTGTCCGGATACCTTTTCAAACGCTGCAACCATTTCTAGTACACTGTAACCTTGACCAGTTCCTAGGTTGTAAGTAACCAACCCAGCCTTAGCATCAAGTTTGTTTAGCGCTTTTAAGTGGCCTTTCGCCAGATCCACTACGTGAATGTAGTCACGAACTCCCGTACCATCTGTGGTATCGTAGTCATCGCCAAATACACTTAATTGAGCTAAGCGCCCTACAGCTACCTGGGTAATGTAAGGTACTAGATTATTTGGAATACCGTTTGGATCTTCACCAATTAAGCCTGACTTATGCGCCCCAACAGGGTTGAAATAACGCAATAAAGCTATATTCCAGCTATCATCAGATTTATATAGATCAGTCAACATCTCTTCTACAATTAACTTAGAGCGCCCATAAGGATTGGTAGCACCGGTAGGAAAGTTCTCCAAAATAGGGACTGTGTGCGGGTCACCATATACGGTCGCAGAAGAGCTAAAGACTAAGTTTTTAACCTTATGTTCAGCCATTACTTCACATAAGGTTAAAGTTCCAGAGACATTATTTTGATAATAATGTAGAGGAATAGT
Coding sequences within it:
- the galE gene encoding UDP-glucose 4-epimerase GalE, translated to MTILVTGGAGYIGSHTVVELLNQGEEVVIVDNLCNSHAASIERIETICQKRPTFYQVDIRDKSELNTVFSKHKFKSVIHFAGLKAVGESTTIPLHYYQNNVSGTLTLCEVMAEHKVKNLVFSSSATVYGDPHTVPILENFPTGATNPYGRSKLIVEEMLTDLYKSDDSWNIALLRYFNPVGAHKSGLIGEDPNGIPNNLVPYITQVAVGRLAQLSVFGDDYDTTDGTGVRDYIHVVDLAKGHLKALNKLDAKAGLVTYNLGTGQGYSVLEMVAAFEKVSGQSIAYKIAPRRPGDIAACYSDPSLAKQELSWQAELSLDDMAEDSWRWQQGNPNGFSS